The following coding sequences lie in one Flagellimonas eckloniae genomic window:
- a CDS encoding DJ-1/PfpI family protein → MNIKLKLKIPLFRLFVALQMLIGIAYVNAQKQDNTIETEKNMEIAFIMFEDYETLDVFGPAEIFGRLTDQYTLKFYSLEGGVITNRHRVPIMTEKLDTMRNNPEIILVPGGMGTRKEINNSRLLHKIKELAQESEYVLSVCTGSALLAKTGLLDGKEATSNKRAFSWVSSQGIKVDWDKKARWKIDGKYYTSSGVSAGMDMAFGFLADRHGIDFARKIAREIEYNWIEDKDNDDFVAE, encoded by the coding sequence ATGAACATAAAACTCAAATTGAAAATTCCATTGTTCCGATTATTTGTTGCCCTACAAATGTTAATTGGAATAGCCTATGTAAACGCTCAGAAACAGGATAATACTATTGAAACAGAAAAAAATATGGAGATTGCTTTTATAATGTTCGAAGACTATGAGACTTTAGATGTCTTTGGACCCGCAGAAATTTTCGGTCGTCTAACAGATCAATATACGCTCAAGTTTTATTCACTTGAAGGAGGAGTGATCACCAATAGACACCGAGTTCCAATTATGACCGAAAAACTAGACACCATGAGAAACAATCCCGAAATAATATTGGTTCCCGGTGGTATGGGCACCAGAAAAGAAATCAATAATTCAAGACTTCTTCATAAAATCAAAGAACTGGCGCAAGAAAGTGAATACGTGCTTTCGGTATGTACTGGAAGTGCACTTCTTGCAAAAACCGGTCTTTTAGATGGTAAGGAGGCCACTTCCAATAAAAGGGCTTTTTCATGGGTTTCATCTCAAGGTATCAAGGTTGACTGGGACAAAAAAGCAAGATGGAAAATAGACGGGAAATACTATACCTCCTCGGGTGTAAGTGCAGGTATGGACATGGCATTCGGTTTCTTGGCAGATAGGCATGGGATTGATTTTGCAAGAAAAATAGCTAGGGAAATTGAATACAATTGGATTGAGGATAAGGATAACGATGATTTCGTTGCGGAGTAA
- a CDS encoding DoxX family protein, translating to MKPLLVLLLSFTISIFAVKIFKKEYDFAISARIAMSAMLVFTAIGHFVFTKGMSMMIPKFIPFKESFVYLTGLFEILIAIGLLIPRFKYISGWALLIFLLLMLPANIYASIHHVNYQKGTFDGHGLPYLWFRIPLQILFIVWTYICSIRM from the coding sequence ATGAAACCACTACTAGTACTATTATTAAGTTTTACCATCTCCATTTTTGCAGTTAAAATCTTTAAAAAAGAATACGATTTTGCTATATCTGCCAGAATTGCTATGTCAGCGATGCTCGTATTTACGGCTATTGGACATTTTGTATTTACAAAAGGAATGTCAATGATGATTCCTAAATTTATTCCTTTTAAAGAAAGTTTTGTTTACCTGACAGGATTATTTGAAATCTTAATTGCAATAGGACTTCTAATTCCTAGGTTTAAATATATATCTGGATGGGCACTACTAATTTTTCTTCTGCTAATGTTACCAGCTAACATTTATGCGTCAATTCATCATGTGAATTATCAAAAAGGAACATTTGACGGACATGGTCTTCCATATTTGTGGTTTAGAATTCCTTTACAAATCCTTTTTATAGTTTGGACTTATATTTGTTCAATCCGAATGTAA
- a CDS encoding GNAT family N-acetyltransferase: MKLKKASIRNINDLKKICIDAYSLNFHNHWNDGGLEWYLDNEFSMERLTSDLNDENIEYYFIEHKLKVVGFIKIKMEPTKNLSFGNSAELEKIYVLPECKGMGIGKLALKEISSRIRESGKKNLFLCVIDTNKSAIAFYEKLGFEFHSKTTLDVPYFKEELKGMHRMMKILNQ; this comes from the coding sequence ATGAAATTAAAAAAAGCGTCAATAAGAAACATCAACGATTTAAAAAAAATCTGTATCGATGCATATTCCCTGAATTTCCATAACCACTGGAACGATGGCGGACTAGAATGGTATTTGGATAATGAGTTTAGTATGGAAAGGCTTACTTCGGATTTGAACGATGAAAACATCGAGTATTATTTTATTGAACACAAATTAAAAGTGGTCGGATTTATAAAAATTAAGATGGAACCCACCAAAAATTTATCCTTTGGCAATAGTGCAGAATTGGAAAAAATCTATGTCCTTCCAGAATGCAAGGGAATGGGAATTGGAAAATTAGCCTTAAAAGAAATTAGTAGTAGGATTAGGGAGAGTGGGAAAAAAAATCTCTTCTTATGTGTAATTGACACCAATAAAAGTGCAATTGCCTTTTATGAAAAGCTTGGATTTGAATTTCACAGCAAAACGACTTTGGATGTACCATATTTTAAGGAAGAACTTAAGGGAATGCACAGAATGATGAAAATATTGAATCAATAA
- a CDS encoding GNAT family N-acetyltransferase → MNGISFGKAKLSDALRISVLLKTVYIQTYAVEGVTFEFANFITKRFSLENIENLIQNNPSRLIIAYQNGNPVGVAEILYDSTCPIRNIAVPELSKLYVLERFYGKGVGFRLMNEAEKEVLKNGFKEFNLEVYINNVRAIAFYQRQGYTSIGKVDFPMESNTYENLVMNKLLSLESVLKNSGRS, encoded by the coding sequence ATGAACGGAATTTCATTTGGAAAAGCAAAACTATCGGACGCTTTAAGAATATCTGTTTTACTTAAAACTGTCTATATTCAGACATACGCAGTTGAAGGAGTTACCTTTGAATTTGCGAATTTCATTACAAAAAGGTTTTCTTTAGAAAACATAGAAAATCTAATACAGAATAATCCAAGCAGATTGATAATCGCTTATCAAAATGGGAATCCGGTTGGAGTTGCTGAAATACTTTATGACAGTACCTGTCCAATAAGAAATATAGCTGTTCCGGAATTAAGCAAGTTATATGTTTTAGAAAGGTTTTACGGAAAAGGAGTTGGGTTCAGACTTATGAATGAGGCTGAAAAAGAGGTGCTTAAAAATGGATTTAAGGAATTTAATCTTGAGGTTTATATCAACAATGTTAGAGCAATAGCTTTTTACCAAAGACAAGGTTATACTTCTATAGGTAAGGTCGATTTCCCAATGGAGTCCAATACCTATGAAAACTTGGTAATGAATAAATTGTTGAGCCTGGAATCGGTGCTCAAAAATAGTGGGCGAAGTTGA
- a CDS encoding dihydrofolate reductase family protein, which translates to MKTEKSRITIHMVSSLDGFIAKKDGSVSWMHSKDTYEKGVELTKEYIAKFLESIDCYIMGSRTYEHAIELGWPYGEIPVFVLTNRNLKTDKKSVQFLSGDLNEIVSDRLKTQYENIWMVGGTMLTKEFLRLGLADEINITIIPTLLGSGTLFFDYIEKEISLHLKDVTAFKDGMVEIVYQIKKE; encoded by the coding sequence ATGAAAACTGAAAAATCAAGAATAACAATCCACATGGTTTCCAGTCTTGATGGATTTATTGCCAAGAAAGATGGAAGTGTTTCTTGGATGCACTCAAAAGATACTTACGAAAAAGGAGTTGAGCTGACAAAGGAATACATTGCCAAATTCCTTGAATCAATAGACTGTTACATTATGGGTTCACGGACTTACGAACACGCCATTGAACTTGGTTGGCCATATGGAGAGATTCCGGTTTTCGTATTAACAAATAGGAACCTAAAAACGGACAAAAAAAGTGTACAATTTCTATCAGGCGACTTGAACGAAATTGTATCTGACCGGTTAAAAACCCAATACGAGAATATATGGATGGTCGGCGGAACTATGCTGACAAAGGAATTCCTTCGTCTTGGACTAGCTGATGAGATAAACATAACCATAATCCCAACTCTTTTGGGAAGCGGAACACTCTTTTTTGACTACATTGAAAAAGAAATTTCATTGCATTTAAAAGACGTGACCGCCTTTAAGGATGGAATGGTTGAAATAGTATATCAGATAAAAAAGGAATAA